AAGTGTCTGAAGAATCCACTAGCTGTGCTTCTTCCTAACTGCAGTAGCTCTGAAGTTCTGAAATTCCAAACAAAACGGAGCTGCCTCAGTGAATGAACCTTTCCATAGAGATTGTTAATTACATTCCTCCTTACATACACATCTGAATAACACAAATTATTACCATAGCCAGAACAGCCAGTCATGCTTTCCTCATTCATGCCATCTGGTAGGAGTTAAAATGCTCCTTTgaatgtgtgacagtgtgtaCTTCTACAGTGTACATCTGCCAACTGAGTTAAtgatcaattttatttatttattttacctttcCAGCAAAACCTGATATCACTGGCCACAAGcgaagtgaaaataaaaacgaGGGGGAGAATGCAATGATGTACTGCAAGTCTGTTGGTTACCCACATCCCACATGGACATGGCGTAAAGTGGATGGATCATCTTATACGGTATATGTacattctctcacacacacacaaaaatttaGATCTACACTACTGGTCAAACGTCTGAAGTCACTTCAATTTTCCAGTcgtaaataaaaacattgttagGATAGATAGCACACCTGCAGACATTCTCACAAATGTGTTAAACTTTCTCTGCTTTCAGTCTTCACCTGGAaagtctggagactgtgctgttATTCCATCATCACTCTTGTTCTTTCTAACACACATCCCacaatatttctttttcatggcTCCTTTCCTAGATAGCCTTTTGCCTCACAATCATAAAATCAACAATCATTGTTGGTGGAGACACCTGCAGGAGCTGTTTGTATTAATTTTCAAGGCTTAATTTACATACCGTATTTTCTCGACTATAAGTCGCacctttttttactcctctggtttgtcctgcgacttatatagCCAATCGtcttatgtgtgtatgtttacagtcattttgttgagtagtcactagcatcACTAGCTCTCTGGACTCAGTTAAAAATAATACTGTGCTGCTGAAGAATTGAAAATGCTTACgtatgttcacgctaaactatAAGTCCTAGTGGAAAttctgcccaaaagaaagagctttACTGCAGATTCTAAACTGCagataataaaatatgcagttGAAACAAAGGCAgactatatatattttaaaaaatgtttcatttctcattGTGTTCCAGGACATTGACAACTCCACTGGACGCTtcttcatcactaatagagacAACTATACAGAGCTCAACATATTAAACCTGGATATAAACACAGATCCTGGAATATACGAATGCAACGCCACCAACGCTATTGGAAACACTGCTGAGACCACAATACTACGGGTGCGCAGCCATCTTGCACCACTTTGGCCTTTCCTGGGTGTGCTAGCAGAAATTATAATCCTCGTAGTCATCATTGTTGTGTATGAGAAACGCAAGAGGCCTGACGACATTATTGATGGTGAGaaaactttctctctctcatgaGTACTAGGCGGTagtaaaaactgtgaaaatatatattacattatttatgttttcttatCTGGTGCTTGATATTTTCtataaaagtattttaatataaaaaaacattacttatgtacagtacatatattttacatattataGATCACTCAGGAGTGATCTTATCTTGAATGGCTGTGACGACAATGGCTGCGAGGCCAAATGTCATAGACACAGGAGTGTATTAGATCTTAAGCTACTGGCATCTTAATAGATGCTGTCAGAGAAGATCTATAGTGGCCACCTGACTATCAAAGGACTTGGCTGTGTACCTTTTGATAACCATATTTTAGATGCATGCAAATATGACCTTTATAGTTGCACATTAGGGGGCCCATAGCTAACCTTTCCAAGAGTTAGCTATTTCTGCGCTGTGCTAATGGCAATGGAAACAGCACATTTGTTTCCGTGTTGATAGCAGAATAGTAGTGTTCATAAGCATGGGGTTATCAACCTGTAACTATAAATCAGTCCCAATTTATAACTTAATTGGTTACTATTCTTTTCCCCTTCCTACTTCCCCTTCTTCCAAATGGCAACATTATCTAAATGGGTGGTAAGTGAGAAATCCTGCAtggttttggattttttttttctttctgtaaatttgtatgtttttacaaGCCTATAGAACAAAACATCATGATCTTTGCTCAGATATTGCTGACATATTAATTGAGTAAATTGAGTTTATTTTTAGAACAATtttgataatatatatatatatatatatatatatatatatatatatcccttCTTTTCTATTCTTTAGGTTGAACCCATAAAGTCTGATATGTTTCACAAGTGATAGCAAAATAATATTATGACGTTGGATTAAACCATCTGTCTCTAAAGAGCCACAATCTTGAATTATATCAAAAAATCCTAATTAGGATTTTTTAACATAGAGTAATACAGCTATATccagataaataataaatatctttgagttaaaataaaacaaaaccttaatGTTTCTCAAAAATACAGTTATCAACCAAGACTAAATTTGTAACCTACTattatgaatatttaaatgtctTGTCCTCCAATACAGGATACCCCTCAATGTAATTTACAGAATAAAAACTATTGTACTGTTTTCAGTTCATTACAATTGTAAATGTAGTTTTGTCAAATCTATAGTAGTATACTctaaaaaacatcattttgcatgtaataaaataaatggccCATACTGCAGGGTGCAGACATGATCACATGATAAGAATGTGACACGATGAAAATGTCTAGAAAGCCCAAAGGCATCTCTAGTCACTAGAGGTTCAGTCTGACCTCTGCTCATGTGGCTCTGCcttctttttatttcagaataaaCATCCAcacaagcaaaacacaaaaccccAACAGCTGCCACACTAATATATGAATCACTCCAGCTGGCCAACAGATACACTTTAATACAGTCTAAATAAATAGAGCTTCAGGGTGCATCCTGCTTTTCCATTTACTTAGTTCTAAGAAAACAAGATCTACTCAGCCAAACGTGtaaggaaaattaaaaagataaacCTGTTTAAGGCTCCAATATCTGTTCCTCAGATGTGATGCtatttctttcctctgttttcttcctcttaaCTTCATATACATTTCACCCTCACTTCACGCAAACACACGTCACATGCAActacaaatggaaaatattaGCTAATGCTTCGCATGGTTTATCTGTGTCATTAAATACTATAAATGCCAAAGTTCTTAATTAcaattatttaatttagaattgatttatttactaaaatagaaaaacattgTGGGAGTTAACACCTGTAATCATAGATCTATCTACTGTATAATCCATAATAGCATAGATTTATATATGTAATTTGTCATGTAACATTATTTGTGACTTAATTGGTGTAAACCATGCTACcatgcttgcacacacactcatatacacaaACCACAGGGTCAAGCAAGCTCTGTGCATGGCCTCTAGTTTGGCTTTATCTACCAGAAAAATGAAACGATTAAGGTGGATTATATTTGCCATGTTTATGCCATTCAAATCAGAAATGAGGACTCCCTGCTCACGATGCACAGCCCCTCTAAAATCTTCTTTTAGCATCACAGAGGTTTTGGCCCCTGTCTGTGTGCATTATGAATTCTGGTCTCTTGATGGCTTAGCTGTGTTTGAACACTTTTATACTCCACAGCCAGGGGCTCTGAGGCACAGGCTGACATTTCTAGCCTGTGTTTCAAAACCAGTTGCTAAAATTACAGATTTTGCTTCGTGATAATTTTCTAAATATTGGGTCACTTTATATAACAAGACagtttttaagtaaaaaaaacatgcacccACATATGCTATACATTTTGAAGTTACATAAAATGCTAACTATAACTGATCAAATCTGGCTTTTTGTACCACAGaggttattttcattatgtcagTACCACACAGTGAAGCAAAGCCATTATAGAAAACATAGGTGTTGTGACACAtagtgtacatatgtgtgtacaTAAGGTATGAAAACAGCCAGATATCAACTCCAAGTGTTAACtgaaacatatatatttttttttctatctaaCATTATAAATTCCATAATCTGCTCCAAATTAATGTCATGGGTATGGTATGTTAATGCTGCTTATTTTAGACTTACATTGTATAACTGCATGAAAAATACCTCACTGTGACTAGTGACTTACCTCTACATGACACATTTCCATCTGTATTACAAGCACCAACCACACAGTCAATCCCAACACTATGGCTTTTTAATGTCAAGGCAACAATACAAAGacacttaaaataatttttaaaaaatggattttcatcagcattttgtcatttatctgAATGCATGCATATCATAAGATATTAACCACTGTGCACTATAGTGAACCTCTAGATGCTGTGAGAAAGCTTTGAAAAAAATCCATGTTTTCATGCCATGCCATTTATAACATCACAGCCATGTTCTAGCCCTTTTAAAACCACTATTGCTTAGTGTAATTAAAAGATGGCTTTAAGTGAGCCATCTGTAACCCTCCCACACATATGCTCAGTCTGAAGTGAACGGGAACCCCAGGAGATTCAGATGGCATGTGAGGTTATGTTTATAATGTTTGGTGATAAAGCTGTGCTTGTTTAAAGAGACCAcaacacagtttgttttcacatttcaacCCCCCTATTAATATGCCAGTACTGACCATTTTCTTAAGGATATGGTTATGTATTGTTTCTGGAATATTTTTTCTACTTTCTGAGCAGCCTTAGTGTCAAGTGTTAATGGAAGAAGCTACTGAATTCACTCTCCTGtgtttatttagtgttttcctTCTTAGTCTGTTTATCAGACACAAAGCTTGTGCATAGTGGGCTTTTCAGGAGCTGATTCCCATGCCTCTGATGACTGAGCTTCCCACCAGTGCTTGACTCTGCCACACCAGTATTCAAGTACCAAAGTAATCAGTGCTTTCAACTGCATTATAACACAGTGTTAATGTTCACTGTTTCAGGGATTTGGTAACTTTCAGGTTTCAAACTCAAGAAGTTGATTTTCACACCACAGTGAAATTTTAATGAACTAATAGGTGCCGGGAGAGAAGgggaaaattataaaaaattgCAGTAAATGTGTGGCAACACAGGTATATCGTATTTATCTCATTTCAATtctatgttttttgtcttgttctctTCTCATGATGCAGATGATGAACCAGTTGGACCAATGTAAGTAGTATACTTTCTACATGTGTAATTCATACAGTAATATAGTCTACTGTAATTTGAATTGACCTTACCTTTAGGTCACTAAATCATAGCTGCTTCGTTTCTAGGAAAACAAATTCTACAAACAACCACAAGGAGAAAAACATTCGCCAGAGGAATACAAAATAGGCAATTTATTCAAGTAAGACACTATTGTAAGGGATAGGGGCTAAATATAGAAGTCATTGAGGATTAACCATAGTCATGCCTTTTCTTGATTTTCTCTTCACAGGTGAGGTTGAACTGCATTTTCTTGAGAACATGAAGGTATCAAAGTATGATAGAGCTCTGGGCAGTTTTGAAATAAGCATATCTTGTCTCATTTTATGAGAAACAATATCAGCATAACACTGgcaacaaaaagaacataatgGCTGTCTTAAGCATGCCTTATTCAGTCTTACATGGAGATTTCAGGCTGACAAATATTGACTAAAACCACCATAAAGGtgtacacatttttaatgtgctgtTGATGTCTCCTTTGTTAATTTTATCATGTCCTCAACGGAGGTGATCCTTTTTTGTATTACATATCATTCATGTACAATGCATGCAAGATAATTACGCAATAGGATACTCAGAATAGACATTTTCTGTTGTTATCCCTTGTGTGGCTTTTTTTGCatccaaaatatgttttttaatggaGTCATccttgttttatatatatatatatatatatatatatatatatatatatacacacttcTTGAAAATTTGTACAGCATATCTTGGTCATTTAACTGTTTGATTTTGTGAGAAATCTACATTTGATTTTGTGAAAAGTCCACTTTGGCagaacttttattgtgaagcaagGGCTTCAGTGACTCGcagtattttgaatatttaaaaaaaaaatgattgtgtgtttaatcatctaaacaaaaatgataatgtgtattatatttattttcttttcagagtAACTTAGTTGTCTTGTATATGTTAAAGTATGAGTGTTCAAAGGATAGGAAATCTgtaaaaaatattctttttatatttccctcattaactgatttttatttttatttttttttctctttaactgTATAGCATGGCTATAATCCTATGCAATATGTATTCTTAAATAGATATATGGAGGGCAGTTTGTTTTACTCAGTGAAGCTTTAATATTGTGGGATCACTTGGAAGCTGGCATAGCAAAATTCACTGCTGTAGCTGCATGACTCCTCTTTCAATACAACGTATCCATGTCTGTTGCGGTGGAAATGGACCTGCATTAAGGTGGGAACAGAGGGACCAGAGTATATAGCCACGATCAAACATATGAGTGAGaccaatattttttttctgaataaaaagtttaaaatgaatccaaatttatttttgttttctttctctaacCACCTAAATTGAACAGCTCTGAGGCAATCCCTATTCTGACCATGTACCATAACAACTAATGTATAGAACATTCAAACAGCACAGCAAAAACCACTGCACCACCATGGACAGCATACATAAACTAtataagggggaaaaaaacacacacattgcaccttcTGTCTCCAGCTGGAGTCCTCACTCTTGAACCAATTTCTTTAGctcttcctccaccttctcTACAAATGCAGGGAAGGTAGGGTCCAACAGACAAATACGTAGGATGGGCTCCAAGTCACCTTGTGCCAAAGAACTGTAGTGATATATTTGAGGCAAAGTCACAGCAGTCTCTCCCAAGAAGTGCTATGGAAGGTGCATATATTTCAGtgaaatcaaaaaagacaaaattaattaaGTAGTCTCTATTAGCATTCACAATTTACAGTAGGAATGTATAACACCCCATACCTCAGGAATAATTGCTATAAACATTATGCTCATTagataaacacattcacaattATGCTGCATAACCTACTGTGTGCACAATACCTGTGTAAGACGCTTTAAGGACAATGATCCTTGGGCAACTTCAGGCTCACCTCCAACAGCTTTTACCTGACAAGTCTGTTgacagacaaaagaagaaaaacgaTTTGACAATTATGGCATGACAACACAGGGTTAAGATGCCAATCGATGGCTTCATTACTAATTGAAAAATATCCATCTCTCAAAACCCCTTCATCTTCACTGTGAACTCCTTCAGTGTCTGCTCCCTAAAGGTCAAATTCAACCTGATGGGAGCATCCCTTCCTTTCTCAGTCTTTTGTGTTAAATGTTGTGAAGACAAGAAGCAATGGAGCTCATTTTTACTCAGAATCCATTTTTTAACAAACTGTTCTGAGTGTTATCCAATTTAAAAGTGGGTAAAAGGCAAGTGCTGTCATGAAGCAGAACTGATTAAAAGTACCAACAATGTCATCCCTGTGTCACCGCCACAGTGTAAATTTTAAGTTCATAAATGCTTTGATAGTacttttttttaagcttttggctttgtgataaaaatattttcataattaatAATAAACCTGTCAAAGCAACATGAAGATTTTATTCTGTGGCTTTAGTGGCATGTCACTTTGATGATTgtataattaatttatttattatattacagtttttaattCCTTTCTGGGCATGTTTTGGGTGGGGCATACTGTATTCTACACCATATATTGCATTGTGATTGGCTAATGATACATGTACTATATAGTTTTATCACGCTCCACCTACAGTAGCTGTAGTGTCATGTCTGAGAATAAGACAGTATTGTGAATAGCACCATCTAGTGAGGGTTAAATTGCAACTGTTAATGAATCTGATCACAGCACGGTGACAATTCTCATTTAATTAATATACTTTCTAAATTTATAAATTGTAATATAATTAATAGTTATACAAGCGATCAATGTCTTATTTCTGTCAAACAAAGACTAtggcaggaagaaaaaaaagcagtagtTGACACAAACCTGACTCTCAGCTTCAAGATACCATCAATGTCATAGGCCTATTTCAGGGATTTCTAGGGGCAGTGCGTCTTAAATATACAATGATCGGATATGTTTGTCAGTGCCGTTTACAGTATAGAAAGTTTATTTACTGAGTGGTAAAGTGGGCAAACTGTGTCACTGGTGCAGAGACCTCAGAGGGGGGCTGATTAGGAGGCAGTGGGGCATCATCCTGAGTAGTGACAGGCATGTACTCCATCAGTTTTTCCAGAGCGCTTGAACACTCCTCTATAGCCTCTGCCTTGCTACTTCCATCAAACTGCATCCTCATCATGCGGCTCTCTCCctgcagaaaaccaaaaaaacatttgaactgGGCCTGTCAGTCTAGTTAAAAGATAACTTGCTTTGCATGTTGCATTTGTAAATCAGCATGTgactaaaatagaaaaaaaaaaaggtctggTATGCATGGAAACCTGAACTGTATGTTCAGGCAAGTGATGTCTGAGCAACAAATTTAACAACAATTGGAAACACTACAAAAAACCTAAtatatagtagtagtagtttttcTTATACATTTTATGGTGTAATATATACAGGGCTCTTGATctggaatgaaaaataaagtattAAGACAGCACCTTCAGAGTAAGTCGGAGCATCAGGTTATCAGATTTCTGGTGTACTTTGAGACAATCTGAGCCACAGAGCAAAGGGACTGTATCCTGAGAGAACCGAGGAAAATAAATGTGGTTAGCAGTTAGGACCgtaaactgtttttatttacataaactgaaatgttaaaaatataaaaaataatctcattTGCAGTCATTAAAATCAGCTTAACTTCCATTCATTCACTCATGAGAATTACTGGATAAAATTAGAGGACAATAGTATTGTAGAATATTATAGTTTTATCAGGCATAAATGGAACAAAATAGTTCCCTAAAACTGCCTGCAGGGGTCTCTATTTACTCAGTAACCTCTGAGCCTCATCTTTGAGGCGTATGATAAGCTTTTTCACATACAGAATCAAACAAGCGAATGTGTACAAAAGCCTAATATAATAATTTTCTTATCATCTCAATCAAATATTTCTGGTTAAGGgggaaaattattttaattttgaaaataaactacAGAGAGACCATGTGTATTGTTTACAGACAGGAAAATCTCTTAATCTTTTAAAGCTTCTATACAAACTCACTAATATTTGATGATATCAAATAATAGGAATTGTATGCTATGGCAACTAACACCTTTGGAAGGTTTAGGTAGTGTTTGGGACTCTTATGTTAGCCAGTAGTGTCCACAAGCATCATGAAAGCATTAAACGAGGAAATATCCTTTGAAACAACAGTCAGGAGTCCCTGTGAATTCCCTTGACTTTGACACGTGTATGTATCAAGGTCAGCAAGAATGAATGCAAGAGTTATCGCTTGAATATTACTGACTTTACTTTGTTGGGTAATATCTGTTAGGTCTGGAGGTTCCATATAATACAGCAAACTTCTGGTGAATTCAAAGACAATTGAGACTTTATCATGTACAGCAGCCTATAGGCCTAAGCTGTCTCTATTGAAGGCTCCTGAGCATTCACTGCACAAATCTATAATAGTCCAGTCTATCATCCTTGGTGAAAGCTCTCTGCAGTCTGACCTGAATATCTGTCTGGCTTGGCACCCTGGTGCAGTAAGATAGCTATATCTGCTGCCAGAACTCCATTAATGAGACACTGAGCAGTCTGTCAAATTCTTGTTGTCCACAAGGCAGGAAAATAACTTTTCTTGTCTAAAGGCCacaataataagaaaaaaaacctagtcctattatatttttacaattttacaaTTCAACACAGCAACAGATACCCAATAAAAAGTTTGCAATTATTTTCTGATTGTCCAACTCCCATTGGTCTACTTGTAGAGTTAAGACGTACATGACACTCTGCTGTGTCACGGCTGGCTACAAACCAGTACACAATGAAGATAACACATGTGAAGTCCACGCTCCATGggacatttcaaataaatatttaatcaagACATATAAATTAACCAACCTGAATGTCACTTAAAATTTATCTAGCaaggctgaagtgttttttgcatttttgtgagGTTTTACTGTTTGTCCCAGTAATATTCTTTAACTGATTCTCAACGTCTACCCTGAAGGTTCTGAGGGACATTTGGCTTGACCCACCCAAATAATCCAGTCAAGTCCCAGGAGACTTGAGCAGAAATGTCAAGCTCTTCAACAGAATATTTGATTTGATCTTCACTGAAGCTGACTCTGGAAAGCAAATTTATGTTGCCCGTTTGCATCCTAGAAAATCTGCTGAGTCTTTGTGCAAACAGAAATTATTGTTCATGTTCTTATTTTCCAATCGTTGAATCATTGGTAAAGacaataaattatataaaaatagatACAAAGTGATACAGTAAATGTTACGTATTGTTGCTTCTCTGCCACTCTCTTCAAAATCATGTCCCATGCAGAAATGCCATTACAAGTATGGTTTATTAAACATATGCAGTGCCCAGGCATGACATTTGCAGCTGAAGCCTTAAGTGATTTTAAGTATTTCCCTAGAGCCCTAGTAAAGGTACAGTGCAACACTTTTCAGTCAATGTGTCAGGTTCCTGTGAGTAGAAACATTGTACAGGAGTCAGGAACAACTAACATCTTACTACACCACCTTTAAACTAGTGATTACCTCTTGAGATTTAAATCTCTCATAAAACAgattatattttgatttttatcattaaattatattttaatcttCAATTATTCATCTTTTAgggtatatactgtatgcaaaCCCAAGTAAATCttttttaaaggatttttttgtCTGGAAAGACACCAAGGCTCTATAGTGAATTGGC
The Mastacembelus armatus chromosome 3, fMasArm1.2, whole genome shotgun sequence DNA segment above includes these coding regions:
- the LOC113122194 gene encoding neuroplastin-like isoform X2, with product MHPNAVMLAVVLLGNLMLPFTSAQNEPKINASDQTILSADTSTKPVTLQCNLTTAHTPHKESFWMKNGQEIPNTQTEQRNTVYRITKPRADDSGEYMCVYTFDMAPNANATIEVKAKPDITGHKRSENKNEGENAMMYCKSVGYPHPTWTWRKVDGSSYTDIDNSTGRFFITNRDNYTELNILNLDINTDPGIYECNATNAIGNTAETTILRVRSHLAPLWPFLGVLAEIIILVVIIVVYEKRKRPDDIIDDDEPVGPMKTNSTNNHKEKNIRQRNTK
- the rec114 gene encoding meiotic recombination protein REC114; amino-acid sequence: MATSRGWKLKRYGRFVPGSTKTRGHPWKVFEADGIKPEIILTIVESGYLLVIQGQESLDTVPLLCGSDCLKVHQKSDNLMLRLTLKGESRMMRMQFDGSSKAEAIEECSSALEKLMEYMPVTTQDDAPLPPNQPPSETCQVKAVGGEPEVAQGSLSLKRLTQHFLGETAVTLPQIYHYSSLAQGDLEPILRICLLDPTFPAFVEKVEEELKKLVQE